The Austwickia sp. genome includes a region encoding these proteins:
- a CDS encoding metal-sensitive transcriptional regulator, whose protein sequence is MVSLDPDDMAPVINRLRRAQGQLGGVLAMIEDGRECEDVVTQLAAVSKAVDRAAYTLIASTLRRCIDAGDESSLDAKRLEKIFLSFA, encoded by the coding sequence ATGGTCTCCTTGGATCCCGACGACATGGCTCCGGTCATCAACCGACTGCGCCGAGCCCAGGGGCAGTTGGGGGGCGTGCTCGCCATGATCGAGGACGGCCGCGAGTGCGAGGACGTCGTCACCCAGCTCGCGGCCGTGAGCAAGGCGGTCGATCGGGCGGCGTACACGCTGATCGCGTCCACGTTGCGGCGCTGCATCGACGCCGGGGACGAGTCCAGCCTGGACGCCAAGCGCCTGGAGAAGATCTTCCTGTCCTTCGCGTGA
- a CDS encoding LacI family DNA-binding transcriptional regulator has product MPTVTMTMVARDAGVSVSTVSHVVNGTRPVNPETRRLVLESMERLGFRHRPVSGSLAAGSTLTIGLALSASVNAGLRELVDGIEEEASRRGLQMLLADTHDDPEHEARVVARLLAHHVHGLLLVPSVAGEDGALKLIQERSVPFVVVDRVQDVRADQVGVENEAAACSLVEHLMQRGHTRIAYVGGPTGHPTFRERRHGYEEAHRRRRLAIDPDLVVAECAGEDAARRSVGALLASPAPPTALFTAGYAATVGALRAARAAGVSVPGDLAMVSFDEVPWSGVAEPAMTTLVQPWFAIGARAVQMLIRRMNTPDAPAQSLRLAGEILHRRSCGCEAPARG; this is encoded by the coding sequence ATGCCCACTGTCACGATGACGATGGTCGCCCGGGATGCGGGCGTGTCCGTCAGCACCGTGTCGCACGTGGTCAATGGCACCCGGCCGGTCAACCCCGAAACCAGGCGCCTGGTCCTGGAGTCCATGGAGCGCCTGGGATTTCGGCATCGTCCGGTGTCCGGGTCCCTTGCTGCGGGCTCGACGCTGACCATCGGACTGGCGCTGTCCGCCTCGGTGAACGCGGGTCTGCGCGAGCTGGTCGACGGCATCGAGGAGGAGGCCTCCCGGCGGGGGCTGCAGATGCTCCTGGCCGACACCCACGACGATCCGGAGCACGAGGCGCGGGTCGTCGCGCGGCTGCTCGCGCACCACGTGCACGGGCTCCTGCTGGTCCCCTCGGTCGCCGGTGAGGACGGCGCCCTCAAGCTCATCCAGGAACGATCGGTGCCGTTCGTCGTCGTGGACCGCGTCCAGGACGTCCGCGCGGACCAGGTCGGCGTGGAGAACGAGGCCGCGGCCTGTTCGCTGGTCGAGCACCTGATGCAGCGCGGGCACACGCGGATCGCCTACGTGGGCGGCCCGACCGGCCATCCCACCTTCCGGGAGCGGCGCCACGGCTACGAGGAAGCCCATCGCCGCCGTCGCCTCGCCATCGACCCGGATTTGGTCGTCGCGGAGTGCGCCGGGGAGGACGCGGCGCGGCGGTCCGTCGGGGCACTCTTGGCGAGCCCCGCCCCGCCGACTGCGTTGTTCACGGCCGGGTACGCCGCCACCGTCGGCGCCCTTCGCGCCGCCCGCGCGGCCGGCGTCTCCGTGCCCGGGGACCTGGCGATGGTGAGCTTCGACGAGGTGCCCTGGTCCGGCGTCGCCGAGCCGGCCATGACCACGCTGGTCCAGCCGTGGTTCGCGATCGGAGCTCGCGCCGTGCAGATGCTCATCCGGCGCATGAACACGCCGGACGCACCGGCGCAATCGTTGCGGCTGGCGGGGGAGATCCTGCATCGCCGCAGCTGCGGCTGCGAGGCGCCGGCGCGCGGCTGA
- a CDS encoding TIGR03086 family protein: MNVARESFRLLEDVVGRLEEGDWERPSNLDGWSVRDVVAHVTGSVAKARGLARDEAISQLRSDPEAWYVADPVAELRDTCAGALAALAEADLGAPREMRGARMPLSAALAFPVVDAMVHAWDIEHSLGRRLELAPELLDYARALTDRVTTAANPNFAPPIPARPDASATERLMAQLGRPS; this comes from the coding sequence GTGAATGTGGCACGCGAGTCGTTCCGGCTGCTCGAGGATGTGGTGGGACGCCTGGAGGAGGGGGACTGGGAGCGGCCGTCGAACCTCGACGGCTGGTCCGTGCGGGACGTGGTCGCGCACGTGACCGGGAGCGTCGCCAAGGCCCGCGGCCTCGCGCGTGACGAGGCGATCTCGCAGCTGCGATCGGATCCGGAGGCCTGGTACGTGGCCGACCCCGTCGCCGAACTTCGCGACACCTGCGCGGGCGCCTTGGCCGCCTTGGCGGAGGCCGACCTGGGTGCGCCGCGCGAGATGCGGGGCGCGCGCATGCCGTTGTCCGCGGCCCTGGCCTTTCCCGTCGTAGACGCGATGGTGCACGCCTGGGACATCGAGCATTCGCTGGGCCGACGCCTGGAGTTGGCGCCGGAGCTGCTGGACTATGCTCGCGCGTTGACCGACCGCGTGACCACGGCTGCCAACCCGAACTTCGCGCCGCCGATCCCGGCGCGCCCCGACGCGAGTGCCACCGAACGGTTGATGGCCCAACTGGGGCGGCCGAGCTAG
- a CDS encoding cold-shock protein, protein MAQGTVKWFNAEKGFGFIAQDGGGPDVFVHYTAIQTSGYRSLDEAQRVEFEVTQGPKGPQADNVRPL, encoded by the coding sequence ATGGCTCAGGGCACCGTGAAGTGGTTCAACGCCGAAAAGGGCTTCGGTTTCATTGCTCAGGACGGCGGCGGCCCCGACGTCTTCGTTCACTACACCGCCATTCAGACGAGTGGCTACCGCTCCCTCGATGAGGCGCAGCGGGTCGAGTTCGAGGTGACGCAGGGTCCCAAGGGCCCGCAGGCGGACAACGTTCGCCCGCTCTGA
- a CDS encoding bifunctional glycosyltransferase family 2/GtrA family protein: MTNPVLDVVVPVYNEEATLAACVDRLDTHLRATFPYPYRITIADNASTDRTWQVAKTLAARYPTVLPYHLDRKGRGRALKEVWGRSDATVLAYLDVDLSTDLDALWPLVAPLMSGHSDLAIGSRLSHGSRVVRQPFREFTSRSYNLILRGALGARFSDAQCGFKAIRADVARELLPWVQDPTWFFDTELLVLAERCRLRIHEVPVDWYDDPDSRVDVAGTARDDLAGVLRMRRTFARGLIPVDDLAIRIGRGRLGNSILGQAGRFAGVGAASTVLNLAAFAAMHAAGVAAQVANALALIVATLWNTSANRRFTFGVRSRHGWWRHQLVGLAIFALTWASSAFALWVLGWVAPGAPTAVVTAVVGTANVVATVVKFVVFRSWMSEPHPADARFVAEAEPPLAADAESATGARREESRRAPVTTGGGGGI; encoded by the coding sequence ATGACCAACCCCGTTCTCGACGTCGTGGTCCCGGTCTACAACGAGGAGGCCACGCTCGCGGCCTGCGTCGACCGCCTCGACACCCACCTGCGCGCCACGTTCCCCTACCCGTACCGCATCACCATCGCCGACAATGCCTCCACCGATCGAACCTGGCAGGTGGCGAAGACCCTGGCCGCGCGGTACCCGACCGTCCTGCCCTACCACCTCGACCGCAAGGGTCGCGGGCGCGCACTCAAGGAGGTGTGGGGCCGCAGCGACGCGACGGTGCTGGCGTATCTGGACGTCGACCTGTCCACCGACCTCGACGCGCTGTGGCCATTGGTCGCGCCCCTGATGAGCGGGCATTCCGACCTGGCCATCGGCTCCCGGCTAAGCCACGGGTCGCGGGTGGTGCGTCAGCCGTTCCGCGAGTTCACTTCGCGCAGTTACAACCTCATCCTCCGCGGCGCACTGGGGGCCCGATTCAGCGACGCCCAGTGCGGGTTCAAGGCGATCCGCGCCGACGTCGCCCGCGAGCTGCTGCCGTGGGTGCAGGATCCGACGTGGTTCTTCGACACCGAACTGCTCGTGCTCGCCGAACGCTGTCGGCTGCGGATCCATGAGGTGCCGGTGGACTGGTACGACGACCCGGACAGCCGCGTCGACGTCGCCGGCACCGCCCGCGATGACCTGGCCGGCGTCCTGCGGATGCGGCGGACGTTCGCGCGGGGGCTGATCCCCGTCGATGACCTCGCGATCCGCATCGGGCGCGGGCGGCTCGGCAACTCGATCCTGGGGCAGGCGGGCCGATTCGCCGGCGTCGGCGCGGCGAGCACGGTCCTCAATCTCGCGGCGTTCGCGGCGATGCACGCCGCGGGGGTGGCCGCGCAGGTCGCCAACGCGCTGGCCCTCATCGTCGCCACGCTCTGGAACACCTCGGCGAACCGGCGCTTCACGTTCGGCGTGCGGAGCCGGCACGGCTGGTGGCGCCATCAGCTGGTGGGCCTGGCGATCTTCGCGCTGACCTGGGCGAGTTCGGCGTTCGCCCTCTGGGTGCTCGGTTGGGTCGCGCCGGGTGCGCCGACCGCGGTGGTCACCGCGGTGGTCGGTACGGCGAACGTAGTGGCCACCGTGGTGAAGTTCGTGGTGTTCCGGTCGTGGATGAGCGAGCCCCACCCGGCCGACGCCCGGTTCGTGGCCGAGGCCGAGCCGCCGCTGGCGGCTGACGCCGAAAGCGCCACCGGGGCCCGGCGCGAGGAGTCGCGCCGAGCCCCGGTGACCACTGGCGGAGGCGGAGGGATTTGA